Proteins from a single region of Campylobacter sp. RM16704:
- a CDS encoding carbon-nitrogen hydrolase family protein: MSSIVALQFPTLALSESRLDYYLKAAKESGANLVVLGEYVINSFFSELKTMPKSMIKEQSQSKKASLIKLAKKYELNIIAPFISVENDGLKKICLKVGPQNVKVYEQQILMPYAHWNEEKFFNNKKTDKLKLFAFTHEGLKCALLFGFEAHFDIFWQMIMKKKIDLVIIPTASTFESNQRWLELLKTRAFLNSTSILRVNRIGNLKQENEWKFYGDSFFINAFGEVQEQLGDQEEMLVIEVSKANEARNLWGFDKILKNYEE; encoded by the coding sequence ATGAGTAGTATTGTCGCTTTACAATTTCCAACTTTGGCTTTGAGTGAATCAAGACTTGATTATTATTTAAAGGCAGCTAAAGAAAGTGGTGCAAATTTAGTAGTTTTAGGCGAGTATGTCATAAATAGCTTTTTTAGTGAGCTTAAAACTATGCCAAAAAGTATGATTAAAGAACAAAGCCAAAGTAAAAAAGCAAGTTTGATAAAACTTGCAAAAAAATATGAGTTAAATATCATAGCTCCATTTATTAGCGTGGAAAACGATGGTTTGAAAAAAATATGCTTAAAAGTAGGTCCGCAAAATGTAAAAGTATATGAACAGCAAATTTTAATGCCTTATGCACATTGGAACGAAGAAAAATTTTTTAACAATAAAAAAACTGATAAACTTAAACTTTTTGCTTTTACTCATGAAGGGCTAAAATGTGCTTTGCTTTTTGGTTTTGAAGCTCATTTTGATATATTTTGGCAAATGATTATGAAAAAAAAGATAGATTTAGTCATCATTCCTACAGCTAGTACTTTTGAGAGTAATCAAAGATGGCTAGAGCTTTTAAAAACTAGAGCTTTTTTAAACTCAACGAGTATTTTAAGGGTTAATCGCATAGGAAATTTAAAACAAGAAAATGAGTGGAAATTTTATGGAGATAGCTTTTTTATCAATGCTTTTGGAGAAGTACAAGAACAACTTGGCGATCAAGAAGAAATGCTTGTAATAGAAGTTAGTAAAGCAAATGAAGCTAGAAATTTATGGGGTTTTGATAAAATTCTTAAAAATTACGAAGAGTAA
- the xseB gene encoding exodeoxyribonuclease VII small subunit: MEFEDHIKQAELSLEKLNDKDLDLKTCVEIYKEGLKSIKQARTMLEKAKLEIEQVDE, translated from the coding sequence ATGGAATTTGAAGATCATATCAAACAAGCTGAGCTTTCTTTGGAAAAACTTAATGATAAAGATTTAGACCTTAAAACTTGTGTAGAAATTTACAAAGAAGGTTTAAAAAGCATAAAACAAGCAAGAACTATGCTTGAAAAAGCAAAATTAGAAATCGAGCAAGTAGATGAGTAG
- the guaB gene encoding IMP dehydrogenase, producing the protein MKIIKRALTFEDVLLVPQYSEVLPKEVDIKTRLTKNIILNMPLISAAMDTVTEHRAAIMMARLGGIGVIHKNMDIASQVREIKRVKKSESGVIMDPIYIGAKASVKEALELMAEYRISGVPVVDENKILIGILTNRDLRFETNFDNLVENVMTKMPLITAKKGSTLDDAERIFSTNKVEKLPIVDENNHLEGLITIKDLKKRKEYPNSNKDAYGRLRVAAAVGVGQLDRVRALVEAEVDVIVMDSAHGHSKGIIDTLKAIKAEFDVDVIVGNVASAKAVKDLCEAGADAIKIGIGPGSICTTRIVSGVGVPQISAIDECAIEASKYDVPVIADGGIKYSGDIAKAIAAGASSVMIGSLLAGTDESPGELFTYQGRQYKSYRGMGSLGAMQKGSSDRYFQEGTAQDKLVPEGIEGRVPYVGSIKSVVHQLLGGLRSSMGYVGAVDIKAFQERAEFVEITAAGLKESHVHDVTITAEAPNYKVSN; encoded by the coding sequence ATGAAAATCATCAAACGTGCTTTAACTTTTGAAGATGTTTTATTGGTTCCTCAATATTCTGAAGTTTTACCTAAAGAAGTGGATATTAAAACAAGACTTACAAAAAATATCATTTTAAATATGCCTTTAATTTCAGCTGCTATGGACACAGTAACAGAGCATAGAGCGGCTATTATGATGGCAAGACTTGGTGGCATAGGAGTAATCCATAAAAATATGGATATAGCTTCGCAAGTTAGAGAGATAAAAAGAGTTAAAAAAAGTGAAAGTGGCGTGATTATGGATCCTATTTATATAGGAGCTAAAGCAAGTGTTAAAGAAGCACTGGAATTAATGGCTGAATATAGAATTTCAGGTGTTCCTGTAGTAGATGAGAATAAAATTTTAATAGGAATTTTAACTAATCGTGATTTAAGATTTGAAACAAATTTTGATAATTTAGTAGAAAATGTTATGACTAAAATGCCTTTAATCACAGCTAAAAAAGGCTCTACCTTAGATGATGCTGAAAGAATTTTTTCTACCAATAAAGTAGAAAAACTTCCAATAGTGGATGAAAATAATCATTTAGAAGGTTTGATTACTATAAAAGATTTAAAAAAACGCAAAGAATATCCAAATTCTAACAAAGATGCCTATGGAAGATTAAGAGTAGCTGCAGCAGTTGGTGTGGGTCAGCTTGATCGTGTAAGAGCTTTGGTAGAAGCTGAAGTTGATGTTATCGTAATGGATAGTGCACACGGGCATTCTAAAGGGATTATTGACACATTAAAAGCGATTAAAGCTGAATTTGATGTAGATGTGATAGTAGGAAATGTTGCAAGTGCAAAAGCGGTTAAAGATCTTTGTGAAGCAGGTGCTGATGCGATTAAGATAGGTATAGGACCTGGTAGTATTTGTACTACGCGTATAGTTTCAGGTGTAGGTGTACCTCAAATTTCAGCTATAGATGAATGTGCAATAGAAGCTAGCAAATATGATGTACCGGTAATTGCTGATGGGGGTATAAAATACTCAGGCGATATTGCAAAAGCTATTGCAGCAGGTGCAAGTAGTGTGATGATAGGCTCACTTTTAGCAGGGACTGATGAGAGTCCAGGGGAATTGTTTACTTATCAAGGAAGGCAGTATAAGAGTTACCGCGGTATGGGAAGTTTAGGAGCTATGCAAAAAGGAAGTTCGGATAGATATTTCCAAGAAGGCACAGCTCAAGATAAACTTGTGCCAGAAGGCATTGAAGGTAGGGTGCCTTATGTGGGAAGTATAAAAAGTGTAGTGCATCAACTTTTAGGTGGGCTTAGATCTTCTATGGGTTATGTGGGTGCAGTGGATATCAAAGCTTTCCAAGAAAGAGCTGAATTTGTAGAAATTACCGCAGCAGGTTTAAAAGAAAGCCATGTGCATGATGTGACCATCACAGCTGAAGCACCAAATTATAAGGTAAGTAATTAA